One window of the Candidatus Aramenus sp. CH1 genome contains the following:
- a CDS encoding aspartate aminotransferase family protein codes for MENLDDSILNAPLINVSPPGPKSLQVLKQQEEYETSAINYPKYFKIAIDRGQGSTVVDVDGNVYIDMVTGISVVNLGHNNPYIKRAVEEQLNKVWHTLEVPTEIRTNFSRKLLSTLDFKAKLLFTTTGADAVEAGVKIARWVTGKKTIISFEGSYHGITAGTLGFTGANKYKEFQDFFDNRVVKFPYPYPYRCPFKDCLNDVLSLIEYALSNPGYLGNDVAGILVEPIQGEGGYIVPPKGFLKGLREIADKYGILLIVDEVQTGMGRTGKMWAYQWEGIKPDVVCISKAVGEGIPVSMVAFRHDLDKLPTGFHLGTYRGNPLGLAAGLASLEFIEKNDILSRVQRLGNKILKELFSRISNPHVGDIRGLGFMVGIELVSDGKSPWSEGVKKVIEESLKRGLLVYKAGRWDNVIRLMPPLTIPENLLDESLKILQETLNDL; via the coding sequence ATGGAAAATCTAGATGATAGCATCCTTAACGCTCCTTTAATAAATGTTTCACCACCTGGTCCGAAGTCTTTACAAGTACTTAAACAGCAAGAAGAGTATGAGACTTCAGCAATAAACTATCCTAAATATTTTAAGATAGCTATAGATAGAGGACAAGGTTCAACAGTAGTGGATGTAGATGGAAATGTTTACATTGATATGGTGACCGGAATATCTGTAGTGAATTTAGGTCATAATAACCCTTACATAAAGAGGGCTGTTGAGGAACAGTTAAACAAAGTTTGGCACACTCTTGAGGTTCCAACGGAAATAAGAACAAATTTCAGTAGGAAGTTATTATCAACGCTTGATTTTAAAGCTAAATTACTCTTTACCACAACAGGTGCTGATGCGGTAGAGGCTGGCGTAAAGATAGCTAGATGGGTTACTGGCAAGAAGACAATAATTTCTTTTGAGGGTTCATATCACGGAATTACAGCTGGGACACTGGGTTTTACGGGGGCAAATAAGTATAAAGAGTTTCAAGATTTTTTTGATAATAGAGTTGTAAAATTTCCTTACCCTTATCCATATAGGTGCCCATTCAAAGATTGCCTAAATGACGTATTAAGCTTAATAGAATATGCATTATCGAATCCAGGTTATCTAGGAAACGACGTAGCAGGAATACTTGTAGAACCGATACAAGGGGAAGGAGGCTATATAGTTCCCCCAAAAGGTTTCTTAAAAGGATTAAGAGAGATCGCCGATAAGTATGGGATACTATTGATCGTTGATGAAGTTCAGACTGGTATGGGTAGAACTGGAAAAATGTGGGCTTATCAATGGGAAGGAATAAAGCCTGATGTAGTATGTATTTCGAAAGCTGTAGGAGAGGGAATTCCAGTATCAATGGTAGCATTTAGACATGACTTAGATAAATTACCTACTGGTTTTCATTTAGGAACTTATAGAGGAAATCCTTTAGGATTAGCTGCAGGATTAGCTTCATTGGAATTTATAGAAAAGAATGATATACTATCAAGGGTTCAAAGATTAGGTAATAAGATCTTGAAAGAGTTATTTTCGAGAATAAGTAATCCCCATGTGGGGGATATAAGGGGATTGGGATTTATGGTAGGGATAGAGCTAGTTAGCGACGGAAAGTCCCCTTGGAGTGAAGGGGTAAAGAAAGTGATAGAGGAATCACTGAAAAGAGGATTACTAGTATACAAGGCTGGAAGATGGGATAATGTAATAAGATTAATGCCACCCTTAACTATTCCTGAGAATTTACTTGACGAATCTTTAAAAATTTTACAAGAAACCCTGAATGACTTATAA
- the folK gene encoding 2-amino-4-hydroxy-6-hydroxymethyldihydropteridine diphosphokinase yields MSTVYLTKPLSPFTNQLDFYNCVAETSVSLDPYNIKFNILRDVEEELGRVRDPNNKFAPRTIDLDLIVYGNLVINSKDLVIPDPEIEKRPFLALPLYELNEDLVIPGINRSIKEIVRKFNENSDMTPLYDYTEELRREILGDF; encoded by the coding sequence ATCTCAACAGTATATTTAACTAAGCCACTTTCTCCATTCACTAATCAACTTGACTTTTACAACTGTGTTGCAGAAACTAGTGTTTCGTTAGATCCATATAACATTAAATTCAATATTTTAAGAGATGTTGAGGAGGAGTTGGGAAGAGTAAGAGATCCTAATAATAAATTTGCACCTAGAACAATAGATTTAGACCTAATAGTTTACGGTAATCTTGTAATAAATAGTAAGGATTTGGTAATACCAGATCCTGAAATCGAGAAGAGACCCTTCTTAGCTTTACCATTGTACGAACTAAATGAGGATTTGGTAATACCCGGGATTAATAGGAGTATTAAGGAAATAGTGAGAAAATTTAATGAAAACAGCGATATGACACCATTATATGATTATACTGAAGAGCTAAGAAGAGAAATATTAGGGGATTTTTAA
- a CDS encoding amino acid permease produces the protein MPETRRGAFLRKSSGLVREFGLLDALWFNISLLGLLFSTYYVASTGPLVGGSPLLGLILPLIGFLFVGLTFSYIGSKIPRVAADYVYVSRNLHPALGFVGNAGYFLATVPLFMGITGITLQTFGLIPLLTILGYYTHDYALISLGSTIDSNTYLIMAIGAVEIIIMSLISIFGNKVYRALQWVVIPLALIAAIGMIIVEAVIPHTLAVSRLNNFALAYANVSNLYSNVTSSSVTVPAYYSLNNILSLNPVYVVGFSYIINTVYIAGEVRNPKRSMPVSILGTLLITGFIFTSALALEYYQLGYGFTTKMMYLSIVQSSLPIPTPYLDLIEGISSGNVVLGVLFALASIVQLLMYLAAAAFVGSRLLLSYAMDRIMPDFVGEVSEKRHVPIKAIILSMIAGLIGLIVFSLPVTSAGAFLLSSVAVAILMLFPMAMVSIAILKTEKGNNVMRIIAGLAIVYLIYTFYQYLTVSAIGADTLIGYAILAGSIIVLFAIFYVAKLVRARQGIDFDLIFKEIPPE, from the coding sequence ATGCCAGAAACTAGAAGAGGTGCATTCCTAAGAAAATCTTCTGGGTTAGTTAGAGAATTCGGTTTATTAGATGCACTCTGGTTTAATATATCATTATTAGGACTACTGTTCTCTACGTATTATGTTGCATCTACTGGACCACTGGTAGGAGGAAGTCCACTATTAGGTTTAATATTACCTCTAATAGGGTTTTTGTTTGTAGGTTTAACGTTCTCTTACATTGGATCTAAAATACCAAGGGTAGCTGCAGATTACGTTTACGTTAGCAGAAACTTACATCCCGCCTTAGGCTTTGTCGGTAACGCTGGATATTTCTTGGCTACAGTGCCATTATTTATGGGAATAACCGGGATAACACTTCAAACCTTCGGCTTAATTCCTTTATTAACAATCTTAGGCTACTATACTCATGACTACGCATTAATCTCCTTAGGCTCAACCATTGATTCCAATACTTACTTAATAATGGCCATAGGAGCTGTCGAAATAATAATAATGTCATTAATCTCGATTTTCGGAAATAAGGTTTATAGAGCATTACAGTGGGTTGTCATACCGTTAGCTCTTATAGCTGCTATAGGCATGATAATAGTTGAAGCAGTTATACCTCATACGTTAGCTGTATCTAGATTAAATAATTTCGCATTAGCCTATGCTAATGTCTCTAACCTATATAGTAATGTTACGTCGTCTAGCGTTACTGTACCAGCTTATTATAGCTTAAACAACATCTTGTCATTAAACCCAGTTTACGTAGTAGGATTTTCTTATATAATAAACACAGTTTATATTGCAGGAGAAGTTAGAAATCCAAAGAGAAGCATGCCAGTTAGTATTTTAGGCACGTTACTAATAACCGGGTTCATCTTTACTTCCGCCTTAGCCTTAGAGTATTACCAATTAGGATATGGATTTACTACAAAGATGATGTATTTAAGTATAGTTCAGTCAAGTCTTCCAATACCTACTCCTTATTTAGATTTGATTGAAGGAATTTCAAGTGGTAATGTAGTTTTGGGAGTATTGTTCGCGTTAGCGAGCATTGTACAACTCCTAATGTATTTAGCTGCGGCTGCGTTTGTAGGGAGCAGGTTATTACTATCTTACGCAATGGACAGAATAATGCCAGACTTTGTCGGAGAGGTCAGCGAGAAGAGACACGTTCCAATAAAGGCCATTATTCTGTCGATGATAGCTGGACTAATTGGTTTAATAGTATTTAGCTTACCGGTTACTTCGGCTGGAGCGTTCTTACTTTCAAGCGTGGCAGTAGCCATACTAATGCTTTTCCCTATGGCCATGGTGTCTATAGCAATATTAAAGACGGAAAAAGGAAATAATGTTATGAGAATAATAGCTGGCCTGGCTATAGTATACCTAATCTATACATTTTATCAGTACTTAACAGTCTCAGCTATAGGTGCTGACACCCTAATAGGATATGCAATTTTGGCTGGATCAATAATAGTACTATTTGCCATATTTTATGTTGCCAAGCTTGTTAGGGCTAGACAAGGAATAGATTTCGATTTAATATTTAAAGAAATACCGCCTGAGTGA